A single genomic interval of Centropristis striata isolate RG_2023a ecotype Rhode Island chromosome 8, C.striata_1.0, whole genome shotgun sequence harbors:
- the klhl38b gene encoding kelch-like protein 38, which translates to MVSVIRMDQPAVKVFHYKDKEQSSNLLLQLNRLRQENVLTDVSLWSDNTEIPCHRNVLVSSSPYFRAMFCNNFIERQQNKISLKGITSTILNSIIDYVYTGLISISMEIVLPLMQAASMLQYGRLFEACSSFLQEQMSPDNCLSMIRLSEIMNCNSLRDKAKEMAMKSFSDVSASEDLCELSLPELMGYLEDDGLCAEEEQVFETLVAWIHHDPLSRRGAISDLFKKVRLRYIHPTYLFQFIANDPLIQSSTLCTELIESVRRLMFSVSTKCIGNTAVDFKPLWKAPRRYSYHDMLVVVGGRKNNEQTSREALVFDEKSEKWQWLAKLPIRLYKASYVALHSVLYVIGGLTTNTKYSQVTTTVYTLSLKTNQWRTAEPMLEPRFAHQSVSYLHFIFVLGGLGPDRRLTGSVERYNSMFNQWESMAPMPEAVLHPSVAATNQRIYVFGGEDAMQNPVRIIQVYHIARNMWCRMENRTVKNVSAPAAIVDDKIYIIGGYTRRMIAYDTKANRFIKCANMKERRMHHSATVLNNKVYVTGGRHINGHDVIEDSDSFECYDPKTDTWTSKGTLPYKLFDHGSLTLTNVSQTWAKS; encoded by the exons ATGGTCTCTGTCATCAGAATGGACCAACCAGCAGTCAAAGTCTTCCACTACAAAGACAAGGAGCAGTCCTCCAACCTGCTCCTGCAGCTCAACAGGCTAAGACAGGAGAACGTCCTGACCGATGTGTCCCTTTGGTCAGATAACACAGAGATCCCATGCCATCGTAACGTCCTGGTCTCCAGCAGCCCCTACTTCAGAGCCATGTTCTGCAACAACTTCATAGAGAGGCAGCAGAACAAGATCAGCTTAAAGGGCATCACATCGACCATTCTGAACAGTATCATTGACTATGTTTACACAGGACTCATTAGTATCAGCATGGAGATTGTGTTACCGCTGATGCAGGCGGCATCCATGTTGCAATATGGCCGCCTTTTTGAGGCCTGCTCGAGCTTCCTTCAAGAGCAAATGAGCCCTGACAACTGTTTGAGCATGATAAGACTCTCTGAGATCATGAATTGCAACAGTTTGAGGGACAAAGCAAAGGAGATGGCCATGAAGAGCTTCTCCGATGTGTCAGCATCTGAGGATCTGTGCGAGCTCTCCTTGCCGGAGCTCATGGGATACCTGGAGGATGATGGTCTTTGCGCAGAAGAGGAGCAGGTTTTTGAGACACTTGTTGCTTGGATCCATCACGATCCTTTATCTAGGCGTGGTGCCATTAGCGACCTTTTCAAGAAAGTCCGTCTACGCTACATACATCCCACCTACCTCTTCCAGTTCATAGCCAACGACCCTCTGATCCAGTCATCCACACTCTGCACCGAGCTCATTGAATCTGTGAGGCGCCTCATGTTTTCCGTAAGCACAAAATGCATTGGCAACACAGCAGTTGACTTCAAACCTCTCTGGAAGGCACCGAGACGTTACTCCTACCACGACatgttggtggtggtgggagGGAGGAAGAACAACGAACAGACCTCGAGGGAGGCTCTTGTCTTTGATGAGAAGAGCGAGAAATGGCAATGGCTCGCCAAGCTGCCCATTCGTCTGTACAAAGCCTCCTACGTCGCCCTTCACAGTGTCTTGTATGTAATCGGAGGCCTGAccacaaacacaaagtacagccaAGTCACTACAACCGTTTACACCCTCTCCCTTAAGACCAACCAGTGGCGGACAGCAGAGCCCATGCTGGAGCCACGCTTTGCCCACCAGAGTGTCTCCTACCTCCACTTCATCTTCGTCCTGGGGGGCCTTGGCCCTGACAGACGACTGACAGGCAGTGTGGAGAG GTACAACAGTATGTTCAACCAATGGGAGTCAATGGCGCCCATGCCTGAGGCGGTGCTGCACCCTTCAGTGGCTGCTACGAACCAGAGGATCTATGTGTTTGGAGGAGAGGATGCAATGCAGAACCCAGTCAGAATAATACAG GTGTATCACATTGCCAGGAACATGTGGTGTAGGATGGAGAACAGAACAGTGAAGAATGTGTCTGCTCCTGCAGCGATTGTGGATGACAAAATCTACATTATTGGAG GATACACCAGGAGAATGATCGCTTACGACACCAAGGCCAACCGGTTCATTAAGTGTGCCAACatgaaggagaggaggatgCACCACTCTGCCACCGTCCTCAACAACAAAGTCTACGTCACCGGCGGACGCCACATCAACGGCCATGATGTCATCGAGGACTCAGACAGTTTTGAGTGCTATGATCCAAAGACAGACACTTGGACGTCTAAGGGGACTCTGCCGTATAAACTGTTTGACCATGGCTCGTTGACTCTAACGAATGTCTCACAGACATGGGCAAAATCATAG
- the lratd2b gene encoding protein LRATD2, whose amino-acid sequence MGNQVEKLTHLNYAEVPTSDPNGFDPEDDAPRIGVSYIFSNDDDDDHDDNLDRFSSDNHMVNHEEKPFDPQDELDCAIYYREECVYETNTGAATHSAESLLNKCRPGDLLEFVATGQYPHWAVYVGDFQVVHLHRAEIKNNFLTDVSLGKKGRIVNGLYRYRALPPEVIVRNALDHVGSRDRELYWRNSECFAAWCRFGKREFKIGGEIRIGKQPYRLKLLFSEKKSHVLEFQSLEDVIMEKRRNDQIGKNAVMQELANHLNATHEIKEEHFAN is encoded by the coding sequence ATGGGGAACCAGGTGGAGAAACTAACGCATTTAAATTACGCAGAGGTGCCAACGTCGGACCCAAATGGGTTCGACCCGGAGGACGACGCACCGCGGATCGGCGTCTCTTACATTTTCTCCAACGATGACGACGACGACCATGACGACAATTTGGACCGCTTTTCATCAGATAACCACATGGTAAACCATGAGGAGAAGCCCTTCGACCCACAGGACGAGCTGGATTGCGCGATTTACTACCGAGAAGAGTGCGTGTACGAGACCAACACCGGAGCCGCGACTCACTCTGCGGAAAGTCTCCTGAACAAGTGCAGACCCGGAGACCTGCTGGAGTTTGTGGCCACTGGGCAGTATCCTCACTGGGCTGTTTACGTCGGGGACTTCCAGGTGGTTCATTTGCACAGGGCTGAGATAAAGAACAACTTTCTCACCGATGTGAGCCTGGGGAAAAAAGGCAGGATAGTGAACGGCCTCTACAGGTACCGTGCGCTCCCGCCGGAGGTGATTGTGCGCAACGCCCTGGACCACGTTGGTtcgagagacagagagctgtACTGGAGGAACTCTGAGTGCTTTGCAGCCTGGTGCCGCTTTGGCAAACGGGAGTTTAAAATCGGAGGGGAGATAAGGATAGGAAAGCAGCCGTACAGGTTGAAATTACTCTTTTCAGAGAAGAAGAGTCACGTCCTGGAGTTTCAGAGCCTGGAGGACGTGAtcatggaaaagaggaggaacgATCAGATTGGTAAAAATGCTGTGATGCAAGAGCTGGCCAACCACCTGAACGCAACACATGAAATCAAAGAGGAGCACTTTGCCAACTGA